One Thermoplasmata archaeon DNA segment encodes these proteins:
- the proS gene encoding proline--tRNA ligase, producing the protein MGELPDKRTAFIEWYLEVIEAAQLTDKRYPVKGMNVWTPYGFRARRCLDAVLIREIEATGSDAVEFPALIPSTEFAKEAEHIQGFNAQVYWVTKGGLAELDVPLVLRPTSETAMYPIFSLWVRSHRDLPLNVYQIVNTFRYETKTTRPFMRVREIHFFEEHTCQADEDTATARVASNLGAFAKMAEAFDLPYIPVRRPEWDKFAGAFYSIALDIPLGEGRTLQIGSIHHYRENFSRPYGIQYEASDGSSHFAHQTTFGLSERLLGAIVAVHGDAKGVVFPSAIAPHQIVIVPIPAAAGTADPIAMAQGIATRLRQGGRRVHVDATDARPGAKYYFWELRGAPLRLEIGRREAEQGTVSATDRLGRKSTFPLEHVEAEVDRRLADFDRALTEQATERFRASFAYADTLAELAGSTQIRVVRWCGGEPCGRKIEEAIDGSVLGTPEGPLPLEPRAPGPCIACASTESGVWALASRPL; encoded by the coding sequence ATGGGCGAGCTTCCGGACAAGCGCACCGCGTTCATCGAATGGTACCTCGAGGTCATCGAGGCGGCCCAGCTCACGGACAAGCGCTACCCGGTCAAGGGGATGAACGTCTGGACCCCGTACGGGTTCCGTGCCCGACGATGCCTCGATGCGGTGCTCATCCGCGAGATCGAAGCGACGGGATCGGACGCGGTCGAGTTCCCGGCGCTGATCCCCTCGACGGAGTTCGCCAAGGAAGCCGAGCACATCCAGGGGTTCAACGCCCAGGTCTACTGGGTGACCAAGGGGGGACTCGCCGAACTGGACGTACCTCTGGTGCTCCGCCCGACCAGCGAGACCGCGATGTACCCGATCTTCTCGCTCTGGGTGCGATCGCACCGGGACCTTCCGCTCAATGTCTACCAGATCGTGAACACCTTCCGCTACGAGACGAAGACGACGCGGCCGTTCATGCGCGTTCGCGAGATCCATTTCTTCGAGGAGCACACCTGCCAAGCGGACGAGGACACTGCGACGGCGCGGGTCGCCTCCAATCTCGGCGCCTTCGCGAAGATGGCTGAGGCCTTCGATCTGCCGTACATTCCCGTTCGCCGCCCGGAGTGGGACAAGTTCGCCGGAGCGTTCTACTCGATCGCCCTCGACATCCCGCTCGGGGAAGGGCGGACGCTCCAGATCGGCAGTATCCACCACTACCGGGAGAACTTCTCCCGACCGTACGGGATCCAGTACGAGGCGAGCGATGGGAGCTCCCACTTCGCCCACCAAACGACCTTCGGACTTTCGGAGCGGCTTCTCGGAGCCATCGTGGCCGTCCACGGGGATGCCAAGGGGGTCGTCTTCCCGTCCGCGATCGCTCCCCACCAGATCGTCATTGTCCCGATCCCGGCCGCCGCGGGCACCGCGGACCCGATCGCGATGGCGCAGGGGATCGCGACCCGACTGCGACAGGGCGGACGGCGGGTCCATGTCGATGCCACCGACGCGCGACCCGGAGCGAAGTACTACTTCTGGGAGCTCCGCGGCGCCCCGCTTCGCCTGGAGATCGGTCGCCGCGAGGCGGAACAGGGAACGGTATCGGCCACCGACCGACTCGGCCGCAAATCGACCTTCCCGCTGGAGCACGTCGAGGCGGAGGTCGATCGGCGCCTCGCCGACTTCGATCGTGCGCTGACGGAGCAGGCTACGGAGCGCTTCCGGGCATCCTTTGCGTACGCCGATACCCTCGCGGAACTCGCGGGATCTACCCAGATCCGGGTGGTCCGCTGGTGCGGTGGGGAGCCCTGCGGTCGCAAGATCGAAGAGGCGATCGATGGGTCGGTGCTCGGGACCCCCGAAGGCCCTCTCCCTCTGGAACCTCGCGCTCCCGGTCCGTGCATCGCGTGCGCTTCCACCGAGAGTGGCGTCTGGGCGCTGGCGTCTCGGCCTCTGTAG